Proteins encoded by one window of Haliotis asinina isolate JCU_RB_2024 chromosome 6, JCU_Hal_asi_v2, whole genome shotgun sequence:
- the LOC137286272 gene encoding ribosome production factor 2 homolog: protein MVIQRIVKAKTQRGKRALEKKEGKIFEDVKTAMFIKGGNTSMTITQVLKELHMLKKPHAVSFKRKNVTRPFEDQTSLEFFSEKSDNSLFLFGSHSKKRPDNMVMGRMYDHHVLDMVELGVDKFKSMFEFDSSKSSFGCKPCLLFAGQLFDNDDEYRRIKNLMIDFFRGPVVNNVRLAGLEHVISVTSADDKIYIRNYKVLLKKSGSRTPRVELEEMGPSLDLTVRRCHLASPDLYKKALKVPRTAKPKKKKNISHDVFGSKLGRVHMQKQDMNKLQTRKMKGLKKRKNESAEEQDGQGSRSKKSRKSKTENDEE, encoded by the exons ATGGTTATTCAACGAATTGT AAAAGCAAAGACTCAGAGAGGAAAACGTGCTCTGGAAAAAAAGGAAGGGAAGATATTTGAAGATGTTAAGACGGCCATGTtcatcaagggaggtaacaccAGCATGACCATCACACAAGTGTTAAAAGAACTG CACATGCTGAAGAAACCACACGCAGTGTCTTTTAAAAG GAAAAATGTCACACGTCCGTTTGAAGACCAGACGTCTTTG GAGTTCTTCTCAGAAAAGAGTGACAACTCTCTGTTCTTGTTTGGCTCCCACTCCAAGAAGAGGCCTGACAACATGGTGATGG gtCGGATGTACGACCATCACGTTTTGGACATGGTGGAACTGGGAGTTGACAAGTTTAAGTCCATGTTCGAATTTGAT AGTTCCAAGAGCTCGTTTGGGTGTAAGCCGTGCTTGCTGTTCGCGGGCCAACTgtttgacaatgatgatgagtACAGAAGGATCAAGAATCTAATGATAG atTTTTTCCGTGGACCTGTTGTGAATAACGTGCGTCTGGCTGGGCTGGAGCATGTCATCAGTGTTACATCTGCAGACGACAAGATCTACATCAGGAACTACAA GGTGTTGTTGAAGAAGTCTGGAAGTCGGACACCACGTGTTGAGCTGGAAGAAATGGGACCCTCACTGGACCTTACTGTCCGCCGCTGTCACCTAGCATCTCCAGATCTCTACAAGAAGGCTCTCAAAGTTCCCAGAACAGCCAAG ccgaagaaaaagaaaaatatatcaCACGATGTGTTTGGTTCCAAGCTTGGTCGCGTGCACATGCAAAAACAGGATATGAATAAACTGCAGACTCGCAAGATGAAGGGTTTGAAGAAACGCAAGAACGAGTCAGCTGAAGAGCAGGATGGACAAGGGTCAAGGTCAAAGAAATCCAGGAAATCAAAAACCGAAAATGACGAAGAATGA